In Bacteroidota bacterium, one DNA window encodes the following:
- a CDS encoding radical SAM protein, which translates to MEEKMNLGFRIKFYFKKRMPELSVLKWDIKSIFYGYRKKKHVIGEPINLHGKQHIHIYPNIICNMNCYFCQNKFYVDKLPKFDWVSAVEWVSWLNRMYNFHHIDINGGEPLYYGHIVQLLNTLYKHNIVLYTNLPKERIHILKEIHCKMSNIAFNVSYHPLDEKRDIAEFCEDYKKIPKHLNPSLHVINIPEISYKNIRAAFVKRGVFIEVLDAIIPTEYNKIKENFKTVMCKSDMDCIAPDLTVYLCTGLMLRKINGKHISEYKFSNQHELCNYYGLCGICTSQRDIKL; encoded by the coding sequence ATGGAGGAAAAAATGAATCTGGGATTTAGAATTAAGTTTTATTTTAAGAAGCGAATGCCGGAATTATCTGTATTGAAATGGGATATTAAATCAATATTTTATGGGTATCGTAAAAAAAAACATGTTATAGGTGAACCAATTAATTTACATGGTAAACAGCATATTCATATTTATCCAAACATAATTTGTAATATGAATTGTTATTTTTGCCAGAATAAATTTTATGTAGATAAATTACCAAAATTCGATTGGGTTAGTGCTGTGGAGTGGGTTTCATGGCTTAATAGGATGTATAATTTTCATCATATAGATATAAATGGCGGAGAACCATTATATTATGGTCACATAGTTCAATTACTTAATACATTATACAAGCACAATATAGTTCTTTATACTAATTTACCTAAAGAAAGAATCCATATTTTAAAAGAAATTCATTGTAAAATGAGTAATATTGCTTTCAATGTATCTTATCACCCATTGGATGAAAAAAGAGATATTGCTGAATTTTGTGAAGATTATAAAAAAATACCAAAACACTTAAATCCAAGTTTACATGTAATTAATATACCTGAAATTTCTTACAAAAATATTAGGGCAGCATTTGTAAAACGTGGAGTATTTATTGAGGTATTGGACGCTATAATTCCAACTGAATATAATAAAATTAAAGAGAATTTTAAAACAGTAATGTGTAAATCTGATATGGATTGTATTGCACCGGATTTAACGGTTTATCTATGTACCGGACTAATGTTAAGAAAAATAAATGGTAAACATATTTCAGAATATAAATTCAGCAATCAGCATGAACTATGTAATTACTATGGTTTGTGTGGGATCTGCACTTCACAGAGAGATATAAAATTATAA